In Carya illinoinensis cultivar Pawnee chromosome 10, C.illinoinensisPawnee_v1, whole genome shotgun sequence, one DNA window encodes the following:
- the LOC122279349 gene encoding polygalacturonase QRT3-like → MEATVAGKALIFSMLMGLASFIVIQVNGEHSPVGRFSGDHYRDQIRKMQSLRSSSVRHDSVSLPPSISPSPGYAQQPPAASSPRVYHVTSYGADPTGREDSTEALLRAISDAVQGPSAGPLIEGIQNLGGAQINLEGGNYLISRPLRLPATGVGNLQIHGGTLRASEDFPTDGYLIDLSDSSTSNMEEKRERSKDSQQLSSSSPYSYEYITLRDLMLDSNYRGGGAAVINSLRTSIDNCYITHFTTNGILVRGGHETYIRNSFLGQHITAGGDHGERNFSGTAISLMGNDNAVTDVVIFSAAIGIMVSGQANILSGVHCYNKATGFGGTGIYLKLPGLTQTRIVNSYLDYTGIVAEDPVQLHISNTFFLGDAYILLKSINGVANAVNIVDNMFCGFDKGVEIVQLDQTNGPFKDIEQVVVDRNNVRGMNIKSTVARGSVNGKGNSWVVDFNHVLLFPNLIRNVQYSFSAAGSQFPNHALRNVSDNRVEIQTDMDVPASVYVTADQGVLT, encoded by the exons ATGGAAGCAACCGTGGCAGGGAAAGCTCTGATATTCTCCATGCTAATGGGGTTGGCTAGTTTCATTGTAATTCAAGTTAACGGAGAGCATTCTCCGGTGGGCCGGTTTTCCGGTGATCACTATCGTGACCAAATACGCAAAATGCAATCCTTGAGATCCTCCTCTGTCCGGCATGATTCAGTTTCTCTTCCACCATCAATCTCGCCTTCTCCTGGCTACGCTCAGCAACCACCG GCTGCATCAAGTCCACGTGTGTATCATGTGACGTCGTACGGGGCAGACCCAACAGGCAGAGAAGACAGCACAGAAGCACTCCTCAGAGCAATATCAGATGCAGTCCAAGGTCCAAGTGCAGGGCCATTGATAGAGGGAATACAAAACCTTGGGGGAGCACAGATTAATCTTGAAGGCGGGAATTACCTGATTAGCCGACCACTCCGATTGCCAGCCACCGGTGTGGGGAACCTCCAG ATACATGGAGGAACACTGCGTGCCTCGGAAGATTTTCCAACTGATGGGTATCTGATTGACTTGTCGGATTCATCGACTAGCAATatggaagaaaagagagaaagatcCAAAGATTCTCAGCAATTGTCTTCATCATCACCTTACAGTTATGAATACATAACCCTTAGAGACCTCATGTTGGATTCAAACTACAGGGGAGGAGGCGCTGCTGTCATAAACTCCCTCAGGACAAGCATAGACAACTGTTACATTACCCACTTCACAACCAATGGGATTTTGGTGCGTGGTGGCCATGAAACCTACATACGGAACTCCTTCCTTGGTCAACACATCACTGCTGGTGGTGATCATGGTGAAAGGAATTTCTCAGGAACTGCAATAAGTCTAATGGGCAACGATAATGCTGTCACTGATGTGGTCATTTTTTCAGCTGCAATAGGAATAATGGTTTCCGGTCAAGCCAACATACTTTCTGGGGTGCACTGCTACAATAAGGCCACTGGTTTTGGTGGCACAGGGATTTATCTGAAACTGCCCGGTTTGACACAAACCCGAATCGTGAATTCCTACTTGGACTACACTGGTATAGTTGCTGAAGACCCTGTACAGCTACACATCTCTAATACCTTTTTCCTTGGAGATGCATACATTCTCCTAAAATCAATAAACGGGGTTGCAAATGCGGTCAATATTGTTGATAACATGTTTTGTGGGTTCGATAAAGGAGTTGAAATTGTTCAGTTGGATCAAACCAATGGACCTTTCAAAGATATCGAACAAGTTGTGGTTGATAGGAACAATGTGAGAGGGATGAACATAAAGTCCACAGTTGCAAGGGGGTCTGTGAATGGGAAAGGAAACTCGTGGGTTGTCGACTTTAATCATGTTCTTCTATTTCCTAACCTTATTAGGAATGTGCAGTATTCGTTTAGTGCTGCTGGAAGCCAGTTCCCCAACCATGCCTTAAGGAATGTTTCTGATAACCGTGTTGAGATTCAGACAGATATGGATGTTCCTGCTAGTGTATATGTCACAGCAGATCAAGGGGTGCTGACCTGA
- the LOC122279351 gene encoding RING-H2 finger protein ATL74-like yields MAGTQAPNLSPTMSTSCDDHDIHPQEPGMNFNIMVIVAVILCAFVCALGLNTTLQCVFQCANRALTEPVQWIASRRLNSGLKKKEMVALPTSTYANSGSPSSASCCAICLVDFADGEKIRVLPKCSHRFHVACIDKWLLSHSSCPTCRHRLKSSDCMPHLQIVIA; encoded by the coding sequence ATGGCTGGAACTCAAGCCCCCAACCTTAGTCCCACCATGAGTACGAGCTGTGATGATCACGATATTCACCCTCAAGAACCGGGCATGAATTTCAACATTATGGTCATTGTTGCAGTCATTCTGTGCGCCTTTGTTTGCGCTTTAGGCCTCAACACCACGCTACAGTGCGTGTTTCAATGCGCAAATCGTGCCTTGACCGAGCCAGTCCAGTGGATAGCCTCTCGGAGACTGAACTCGGGgctgaagaagaaagaaatggtGGCTTTGCCAACTTCGACTTACGCCAATTCAGGGTCTCCATCTTCGGCTTCGTGTTGTGCAATCTGCCTAGTGGATTTCGCGGACGGGGAGAAGATAAGGGTGCTGCCAAAGTGCAGCCACCGGTTTCACGTCGCATGCATTGATAAGTGGCTCCTCTCTCACTCTTCTTGCCCTACTTGCCGCCATCGCCTCAAATCCAGCGACTGCATGCCCCATCTACAGATTGTCATCGCCTAg
- the LOC122279350 gene encoding glycine-rich RNA-binding protein 4, mitochondrial has translation MLNPLPACFCSETMWASATTVSFPWPCYANTARPTSRNSLTNFTNRNSLKLRASLFEYPLASRIMVRNLPYSADESSLQKEFSNFGQIAEVKLVKNEATNRSKGYAFIQYTCQEDAMLALENMDYKNFDGRVIYVELAKPGGGTFGRSPITSGPPKVQRLQEQNEVPDCWY, from the exons ATGCTGAATCCCCTGCCAGCTTGTTTCTGCTCAGAAACCATGTGGGCGAGTGCGACGACGGTCTCTTTCCCGTGGCCATGTTACGCAAACACCGCACGTCCTACAAGCCGGAATTCTCTAACAAATTTCACCAACCGCAACTCCTTGAAGCTCAGAGCATCTCTTTTTGAATATCCCCTCGCAAGCAGAATCATGGTTAGAA ATTTGCCATATTCAGCGGACGAAAGTAGTTTGCAAAAGGAGTTTTCTAATTTCGGTCAGATAGCTGAAG TGAAGCTGGTTAAGAATGAAGCCACGAACAGGTCAAAAGGGTATGCATTTATTCAGTATACTTGTCAGGAAGATGCTATGCTAGCCCTAGAAAATATGGATTACAAG AACTTTGATGGCAGGGTCATTTATGTAGAGCTGGCAAAGCCTGGGGGTGGCACCTTTGGACGATCCCCAATAACCTCTGGACCACCAAAGGTGCAGCGGTTGCAGGAACAAAATGAGGTGCCAGATTGCTGGTACTAA